GACCATAGTTAAGGATTTCGCTGAATTTCATATCTTTGGTGATTTTGTCGCTCATAATCTTTTCCTTTGAAGGACGTTATCGAAAAGGATAGCCGTCTATTTTACATATATGCAATGTTGACGACTTCATAGATTTTCAGTCCGGAAGGAACCTTGATCCGGACTTCGTCATCCAGGCGATGTCCGATCAGTGCCCTGCCGACCGGCGAGGTGACAGAGATTTTGCCGTGTTTGAGATCAGCTTCATCTTCACCGACGATTTTATAAGTTACTTCACTGTCCGTATCCACATCGAACAAGGTAACGCTGGCGCCGAAAACGATTTTATCCGTGACGACATCGCCGGGTTTAATCACCTCGGCGCGTGCAATTTTGTCGTTCAGCTCTTTGATGCGTCCCTCGATAAAACCCTGCCGGTTTTTGGCGGCATCGTATTCGGCATTTTCGGAAAGATCCCCATGGCTGCGTGCTTCCGCGATATCCTGGACCACTTTGGGGCGTTCGACGCGAATAAGATGCTTTAGTTCGTCTTGGAGACTACGGTAACCTTCTTCAGTCATAGGTACGCTTTGGGACATGGTTCGCTTTAACCCTC
This DNA window, taken from Syntrophotalea carbinolica DSM 2380, encodes the following:
- the greA gene encoding transcription elongation factor GreA codes for the protein MSQSVPMTEEGYRSLQDELKHLIRVERPKVVQDIAEARSHGDLSENAEYDAAKNRQGFIEGRIKELNDKIARAEVIKPGDVVTDKIVFGASVTLFDVDTDSEVTYKIVGEDEADLKHGKISVTSPVGRALIGHRLDDEVRIKVPSGLKIYEVVNIAYM